Genomic segment of Engystomops pustulosus chromosome 8, aEngPut4.maternal, whole genome shotgun sequence:
TAAACAGTATACTCATCTTtcttcctctctcacctcctcttcttctctgtgtGCATGATGGGTGCAGTGACATTATCATAGTGCGCCTCCTGCTCCCAGCACTGAAGTCAGTCAGTGGGAGGCGAGGCGAGTTGAGATGACATCACTGGCatcctgctctctgtagtggagCACAGAGCTCACAGCTCCATGCTTTACTACAGAACCCATCTCTACCTGCATCTGGAGGACAGAGATAGAGGTGAGAGTTTGCAAGAGCAGCCTGGACAGCGGTATAAGAGTACTGCTGAGCTCGGGACATTTGGGGCACACGTCAAAAGATTTTTTGACTTAGCAATGCTCGCAACTTTTCTTATATGTTGTATTATCTGTTTTCTATTATACTATTCAGATTTATAACATGTCCTCTGAACCTTACAGCACACAGGATCTTTTATGATCAAATTATATGAAAAAGAAGACTTCAGGGGCCAGATGGCTGACTTTACAGAAGATAATCCACACATCTATAAAGATTTTAAATACAATGAAATCAACTCCTGCAATGTTATTGAAGGCCACTGGATCTTCTATGAGGAACCCAACTACAGAGGGCGTCAGTATTATCTGAGTCCCGGAGAGTACAGAAAGTTTAGTGAATGGGGTGCATCAAATGCAAGAGTTGGATCCATTAAAAGAGTTCAAGATTTTTATTAGATACGTCCGATAATGTATTTGTGTATTTCCCTGTAAATGACTGATAAAAACTTGCAGCAgtgtatttttacagtttttttttatttcaaactgTTATTGTGTTATTCCACTTAGCATATATTATTTAGCATACTTTACATTGTATATGTAGGTTTTGACAGAACATATATTTAGTGTAAAGTCTGTTACAGTTGGAGGTGACCAGTTTTTAGGGTATTTAGCTTTATATTTTTTGCCCAGtggcatataaaaatataatgtgatataccatgactgtgataatcttcttatatccatggcctccttccttccaaaatcaacttttaaaattgttctAAAGAGCCACAAGGGTTCTTGGTGCTATTACCAGAgctctgtgctgtagtttcattTTCTGTTCCACTTGAAGTTTGTAAATATAACAACAGATCTCCATATGCAGACACTCCATAAGCTGAACACTATTACATATTAATAACCGCTGTGTCTCAGCCACAATTAACTATAAACACAATTGTTGGGTTGGCTTTATTAttcttgacacgctgggatcacctagaaaagaaagttataattagcaatgTCTACCACTCCagggtgatcctggcatgtcaagacaAGCAGCAGACAGTACTGggatcaggatgaagaggagTGGTTGAGTTCCGTTAAAGACTATACTAAATATTCaagtttggttgaacttgatggacaagtgtcttttttcaaccgtataaactatgataccatGAAATATGTACAAACTTgttattaaatataatatataatatactaaAATATACCCATCCAGTTACCTGATAGGAGTGCTTCTCTATGTACAGCCATGTATGTCTTATTATTACTTGTTTCTGGTCACCTGAAAAAGACTTCTGTACAGAAACACATGGTGCAAATTTTACACAAATATCTTTATTAAGCACTACATGGATATGGAATTCTAGTTCTTCCGTGGGCTATGCTTGCTGGAACCATGACCTTGTCTCCAATGTTCTTGCCTAGCTGCACCATATTGTGATACGCCTGCATCAAGAATCTTATAAGGCAAGCCTCTCTACATGTTTGAATTTACACTTGAATCTGCGCTTTGATTTCCCTGTCTTTCTTCCTAATTCGATCAGTTTTTGTTAATCAGTATTGTGTCCTGATAGCTGAGGGATAAGGGACCTGATAATGTTCCTAACACTTCCTCGAGATCATAGTGATGACAAAAGTGGTAAAAAGGCTCTGCAGCAGATAAGTTCAAAAGATAATAAGTATGAAAAACTGGTTAGATCAGACAGGGTACACTACTCTGGTCTATCATAGCCAGTTATTCCCAATTATTACCTAGTGTCTCTTTAGGTAAGCTGCTTCTTCTGGAGTACACTTAGGCTTCTTTGCACACTGACAGTCCAGCCCACACTTCCTGTACAGTTGTCTGTGTGCTGGGCCTGGCTGAAGTGTGAGAGCACCACCTCCTCCGTCTTATGAAATGCTTCCAGGACTTGTGCTGTagtcagaggagagagagagaattgtttttcttggggcctggagggagccggggcccagaataccggagtggctggcggttgcgcatagctcccaaccgtcctgattttgccgggaaagtcccgtttttcttacctctgccccgcgtcatgggttttctccccaggtcccgctgtgtcccggcgctgtgtccgcatagtaaatactttgaaagcctgaactgatagtacagaatggcttctatcgacatcgggagggaatccttttcagagaagtgtcgggcttagcggagagtagggaccacgtcatcaggttcagatctctatccatatatggtcactgcatctccaagggttccccagagcagacatcgggcagggaatccttttcagagaagtgtcggcttagcgcagagcagggaccacgtcatcagcttcagatcaccatctgtccatatatggtctccagggcttccccagacacaagctatttatttaattaaataaagttttgcccaggctgagattcgaacatGGCACCCTttgcactgtagacaggagccttaactaactgagctataagccctgTGATACAGAGCTAAGGGTTTCTgctaactaagaagtgttatctgccactgttacattgtgacacagacttactgcattgatatatagagagggatcttctcagagattattattgtaattattgagactattattattattataaatgttattatttttattattatggagatgattattaataatagtaaaactaataataatcatctcaataataataataatctccataataataataatagtctcaataattacaataatctctgagacgatccctccctatataccaaagcattaaatctgtgtcagtgtaacagtagtcatagttcttagttaccaaaattctacaccttgaTAATCACTGAGATtgtagctcagttggttggggcactgtgacattattgtacatggacactgcaggttctgggttcaaatcccactgaggataatttttttttttttttttttttattgagatgatttttattattatgatatggctaaaatttggggcgtggccagggagtgactgggggtgtggcttagggggatcacaaatgttgggaggtatgcggtTGTGGCttaggcatgctagtgtcacagtgcttggtatggggaccggagggctgtcctacagcctggcaggtctccagcaggtggtgtgtgcaagaaatacagagggagaggctgatgtactggttctccttggggaaaccccttagtgtctgtagtataagTCCCTGGATGATAGATGGGGGCGCCcctgatggtgacagccgtagcagggtccagacggaggcaacattgtgcaaaaataacttacagctctttattcgaaccaacagcaggcaatgcaccaaacgattctgtacaaaggcgGATTGTTAAAtagtccggattactggagagtggtcatggagagtgaacctcaggattttgttcaccagcctggttgtaGATGCAGACTGGGATGTAGTTGAGTCCAATGCTGTAAGCTTCAGCTTtaatcctgggtgttctgtgtgtgtgggcactagAGGTGTGCAACACacactgtctctggtcactcagtgatcTAACGTATGTGCTCTTTAGGAGAGCTGGGTACCAAGAGCTGGTACTCTAagaagtttctggaactcaagACCTCTaacccctccctgactaagggttttgtaAATCCATGGCCAGGTGGTCtctctctccaatcacactccagttacaaaagtggaacatcattggataataacaATATCAAATAcagatttaacccttgcctgtccacgCAGAATCTACCGCTGTTAATTACCTCTAGCTAACTACATGACCTTGAAGTGAGTTGTATAGGCTCACAGATGGGGGACacacagacaatggggcttatttgcaaCTACCCCTCTGCCTATagatcggcaggggtgttgcacatgtgtcTATGTCTACTTTATTGTGTTCTccctggtttctccctggggtttctccctggggtttttcccagcagcaggttcagcaggttcagcaggctggaaatcTGGTATGCGATAGCTGATCCACAGGAAggattgctcacagcctggtattaGCTTCAGACTGTAGTATTAGATGGATGCGTGTCCGGACAGTGGAcccctgctctggggcttagtctcccaATTTGCCCAAGTTGTCAGGCAGATGGCCATTTCAAGGTAcaagttttggtgcaaattaacTCCAGGGGGGAGTGCTGTGACTATGTGCCGTGGACTTGCTTACTCACATTGCCAGCCAGCCACGCCGCACTGACAGCTGTGCGGCCAGCAATATGTAGAAGCAAGTCCACAGCCACTGTCAGTGCGGCCGGCGGGCTTCTCCTACAGATCCCCGCTGACAGAGGCTTGCTGGTGGAGTGTTGGgaggcccccttatgaataaactTGTTTGCCAGCGCACAAGATAAGAGGATCCGATCTCTTATTTGGTAAAAGGTCGGATCTGTTTAAACCAACTTATCaaacataaatgaaaaaaaaaactggctggggagaaaggggctggggagaggattatggggggcacatttggtgggggtctttttcaGGGTAACAggcctctttaaaggacatcaaccaacaagatgaaggaatgtaaaccaaacacactgacattctggtgtgtgcccccctctggcaggatctgctcttctattagcTTTAT
This window contains:
- the LOC140075323 gene encoding gamma-crystallin 2-like; this translates as MGEITFFEDKNFKGRSYECSSDNNDIHAHVTRCNSIKVDNGSWMIYEQANNKGHQYFLRKGEYPDYLHWMGFNDTIKSCQIIPLHTGSFMIKLYEKEDFRGQMADFTEDNPHIYKDFKYNEINSCNVIEGHWIFYEEPNYRGRQYYLSPGEYRKFSEWGASNARVGSIKRVQDFY